From Thunnus albacares chromosome 22, fThuAlb1.1, whole genome shotgun sequence, the proteins below share one genomic window:
- the LOC122973404 gene encoding up-regulator of cell proliferation-like: protein MESLLEDLGLEQHSKEKLSLSTILQINEKTITDEPVKRNSDLPWYFLKKLMMVNVTARNVKCTSVCDSNCDAASGNTGLDLDNLVDSPNSGDMLNPLDIITALFLCSDGFVQQEMALKMSMCQFSVPLLLPNCATEQCTLMLWAMRDIVKKYRPQSLSESKGFIEDRVVLSNLPMISFVRLGECSLSKSEILNKLLSNSQQYHDTFVHCNMECGDSPRRISNGLVEVSWYLPCGNKNMDLFSEPVAVANLRGDITSFETQYSFLCQTSTAVFVFFDNLDSECRLLTNQHHKAQIYLVGNHQSKQFSLDALKKVATKLGLTNSNIILKTKRMNDADFVSNLRKTVRDAVESSKKKMRIEQMTDIAYELGILVDEDSPECQTAKKNADAITAEIHDTLKYKEAQLPRQGKIWKDLTCLEKEEFRLQKVGSENIEMYKGNLKVQKTKLRGKQNSYDISTAMTCFINAVSSPGLERCYFLKWMRINLDNLSREKLSGLREQYKKKCKSSDNKEEIKDIDRQLSNSSLGTEHFFREMGQIYEASVSLPETHPSRQQLQHLPRLCARLLLDGFPLELVDGDASNIPLRWVSDVLSQLNALVSPKSKILVVTVLGVQSTGKSTLLNTMFGVQFAVSSGRCTRGAFMLLIRVNEDVKKVLNCDFMVIIDTEGLKSPELAQLDDSHEHDNELATLVVGLSDITIINIAMENSTEMKDILQIVVHAFLRMKEVGKKPKCQFVHQNVSDVSAHEKNLRDRKLLLQQLNEMTQAAAKMEKKEENKSFTDVMEYSPDTGNWYIPGLWNGNPPMAPVNAGYSEAVYELKKNIIQMLGNCNSSANKISEFTEWMSSLWNAVKHENFIFSFRNSLVADAYMRLCTEFNKWEWEFKKDMYTWVTNAETRISNFGKFALKSGKHDMRELLTSLKNEACTVLSKWETKILENLTKYFKQTEGHVYLVEGYKEEFSNSAKSLRREIQSSVLNQLTAAAEIK, encoded by the coding sequence ATGGAAAGCTTATTGGAGGATCTGGGCTTGGAGCAGCACTCCAAAGAGAAGCTATCCCTGAGCACAATACTTCAGATTAATGAGAAGACCATTACTGATGAACCTGTCAAGCGTAATTCAGATCTTCCATGGTATTTTCTGAAGAAACTGATGATGGTTAATGTGACAGCTAGGAATGTGAAATGTACATCAGTATGTGACTCAAACTGTGATGCTGCATCAGGGAATACAGGGTTAGATCTTGATAATCTGGTCGACAGTCCAAATTCAGGTGATATGCTAAACCCCCTCGACATAATCACTGCTCTCTTTCTGTGTTCTGATGGTTTTGTACAGCAGGAAATGGCACTCAAAATGTCTATGTGTCAGTTTTCTGTGCCTCTACTGCTTCCCAATTGTGCAACAGAACAGTGCACACTCATGCTGTGGGCAATGAGAGACATTGTTAAAAAGTACAGACCTCAGTCCCTTTCTGAATCCAAGGGCTTCATTGAAGACAGAGTTGTTCTCTCGAATCTTCCAATGATATCTTTTGTGAGGCTGGGTGAATGCTCCTTGTCCAAGTCGGAGATTCTCAATAAGCTTTTGAGCAATTCTCAGCAGTACCATGACACCTTTGTTCACTGCAATATGGAGTGTGGCGACAGCCCAAGGAGAATATCCAATGGATTGGTTGAAGTTTCTTGGTACCTCCCTtgtggaaacaaaaacatggatCTTTTCAGTGAGCCAGTTGCTGTAGCTAACCTTCGTGGGGACATTACTTCATTTGAAACACAATACTCTTTTTTGTGTCAGACATCTACAGcagtttttgtgttctttgacAATTTGGACTCTGAGTGCAGGCTACTGACCAACCAACACCACAAGGCACAGATCTACTTGGTGGGCAACCATCAAAGCAAGCAGTTCAGTTTAGATGCTCTGAAAAAGGTAGCAACCAAGTTGGGCTTGACTAACAGCAACATTATTTTGAAGACTAAGCGCATGAATGATGCAGACTTTGTGTCAAATCTGCGGAAAACAGTCAGGGATGCAGTTGAGAGCTCCAAGAAGAAAATGCGAATAGAGCAAATGACTGACATTGCCTATGAACTGGGAATCTTGGTTGATGAAGACTCTCCAGAGTGCCAGACTGCCAAGAAAAATGCAGATGCCATCACTGCAGAAATTCATGACACCCTTAAATACAAAGAAGCTCAGCTTCCCAGGCAAGGGAAAATATGGAAAGATTTGACTTGCTTAGAAAAGGAAGAATTTCGTCTTCAAAAAGTTGGATCTGAAAACATAGAAATGTACAAAGGTAATCTTAAggtacagaaaacaaaacttcGGGGAAAACAGAACTCTTATGACATATCAACTGCTATGACTTGCTTCATCAACGCAGTATCAAGCCCAGGACTAGAGAGGTGCTATTTCCTGAAATGGATGCGTATAAACCTTGATAACCTATCTCGAGAAAAACTGTCTGGTCTCAGGGAGCAGtacaaaaagaaatgcaaaagtTCTGACAACAAAGAAGAGATTAAAGACATTGACAGACAACTTTCCAACAGCTCACTGGGGACTGAGCACTTCTTCCGTGAAATGGGTCAAATCTATGAAGCTTCAGTTTCCCTTCCAGAAACACACCCATCACGTCAACAATTACAGCATCTTCCAAGACTCTGTGCAAGATTGTTACTTGATGGCTTTCCTCTTGAGCTTGTTGATGGAGATGCATCCAACATACCTCTCAGATGGGTGAGTGATGTTCTCTCTCAGCTCAATGCCTTGGTGTCTCCTAAGAGCAAGATATTGGTGGTCACAGTTCTTGGAGTTCAGAGCACAGGAAAGTCCACTCTCCTTAACACGATGTTTGGAGTGCAGTTTGCCGTCAGCAGTGGCCGATGCACTCGAGGTGCTTTCATGTTGCTCATCAGAGTCAATGAAGATGTCAAAAAAGTACTCAACTGTGACTTCATGGTGATCATTGACACTGAGGGCTTAAAGTCACCAGAGCTTGCACAACTGGATGATAGCCATGAGCATGACAATGAGCTTGCAACACTTGTTGTGGGGCTGAGTGATATCACCATTATCAATATTGCAATGGAGAAttcaacagaaatgaaagacatCCTACAAATAGTTGTGCATGCTTTTCTCAGGATGAAGGAGGTAGGCAAAAAGCCCAAATGTCAGTTTGTTCACCAGAATGTGTCAGATGTTTCAGCCCATGAGAAGAACTTACGAGACAGGAAACTGCTCTTGCAACAGTTAAATGAGATGACCCAGGCAGCAgccaaaatggaaaagaaagaggagaacaAGAGCTTCACTGATGTGATGGAGTACAGTCCAGACACTGGGAACTGGTACATTCCTGGACTTTGGAATGGAAACCCACCAATGGCACCAGTCAATGCAGGGTACAGTGAAGCTGTATATGAGCTCAAGAAGAACATAATCCAAATGTTGGGAAATTGTAACTCATCTGCTAACAAAATCTCTGAGTTTACAGAGTGGATGTCAAGCCTCTGGAATGCAGTAAAGCATGAAAACTTCATCTTCAGCTTCAGAAACAGCCTGGTGGCTGATGCCTACATGAGGCTTTGCACAGAGTTCAACAAATGGGAATGGGAATTCAAAAAAGACATGTACACCTGGGTCACAAATGCTGAAACAAGAATTTCCAATTTTGGTAAATTTGCTTTGAAATCTGGGAAACATGACATGAGAGAACTTCTcacaagtttaaaaaatgaagcttGCACAGTGCTGTCTAAATGGGAGACAAAGATTCTTGAAAACCTGACAAAGTACTTCAAGCAAACAGAGGGTCATGTCTACCTAGTTGAAGGATACAAAGAGGAATTCTCAAACAGTGCAAAAAGCCTTCGACGAGAAATTCAGAGCTCTGTACTCAATCagctcacagcagcagcagaaatcaAATAG